One Pararhizobium sp. IMCC3301 DNA segment encodes these proteins:
- a CDS encoding YraN family protein: protein MSRPDRRQRAETRGRQAETKAALLLRAKGFAILSRRYRTPVGEIDLVAGRGQLVVFVEVKWRSTIDAGLESIHPTAQARIARAADHWLSRHPKFANYNTRFDVVALAPWRWPVHLKQAFDTPDPF, encoded by the coding sequence ATGAGCCGGCCTGATCGACGCCAACGGGCTGAAACCCGTGGCAGACAAGCCGAAACAAAAGCCGCCCTGTTGTTGCGGGCCAAGGGGTTTGCCATTTTGAGCCGGCGTTACAGAACCCCCGTCGGAGAAATTGATCTTGTGGCGGGCCGGGGCCAGCTTGTGGTGTTTGTCGAAGTCAAATGGCGCAGCACTATTGACGCTGGACTGGAATCGATCCACCCCACCGCCCAGGCGCGCATTGCCCGCGCGGCTGATCATTGGCTGTCACGGCATCCGAAATTCGCAAATTACAATACGCGCTTTGATGTGGTAGCCCTTGCGCCATGGCGCTGGCCGGTCCATCTGAAACAGGCTTTCGACACTCCTGATCCCTTCTGA
- the rsmI gene encoding 16S rRNA (cytidine(1402)-2'-O)-methyltransferase, with product MALPADKIADNGRIAESGGFSIGGHRLHAPRLEAGLYLVSTPIGHLKDITLRALETLASAHLIACEDTRVSRVLLSHYGITTPMMAYHEHNAETAGRKIIEALDSGPVALISDAGTPLVSDPGSRLVSQVLEAGHQVVPVPGASAVLAALVAADLGDSQFHFIGFLPSKEKARADLIRSAGALAATVIFYDSPKRIAASLKTAVNVLGADRPAVVGRELTKRFETFYRGTLGQLAGEFDAAPSPKGEIVLLIGRGTQQGDAFDLDGALAERLAKVSLKQAVDDVMMISGLKRRQIYQRALQLRDGE from the coding sequence ATGGCGCTACCCGCCGACAAGATAGCAGATAATGGCAGGATAGCTGAATCAGGCGGGTTTTCCATCGGTGGGCATCGGCTGCATGCCCCGCGCCTGGAAGCGGGGCTGTATCTGGTTTCCACACCTATTGGGCATCTCAAGGACATTACGCTGCGGGCTCTTGAAACCCTGGCAAGCGCGCATCTGATTGCCTGTGAAGACACCCGTGTCAGCCGGGTTCTGCTGTCGCATTACGGCATCACCACGCCGATGATGGCCTATCATGAGCACAATGCGGAGACGGCCGGGCGCAAAATTATCGAAGCTCTGGACAGCGGGCCAGTGGCGCTGATCAGTGATGCCGGCACACCGCTGGTCTCTGATCCCGGCAGCCGGCTGGTGAGCCAGGTTCTGGAAGCGGGACATCAGGTTGTTCCTGTGCCAGGCGCATCTGCCGTTCTGGCGGCGTTGGTGGCGGCGGATCTTGGTGACAGCCAGTTCCATTTCATCGGGTTTTTGCCGAGCAAGGAAAAAGCCCGAGCTGACTTGATTCGATCCGCCGGCGCTCTTGCTGCAACCGTGATTTTCTATGACAGCCCGAAGCGGATCGCGGCCAGCCTGAAAACCGCTGTCAATGTACTGGGCGCAGACCGTCCGGCGGTGGTGGGACGCGAGCTGACCAAACGGTTTGAGACATTTTATCGCGGCACGCTGGGTCAACTGGCCGGGGAATTTGACGCCGCGCCTTCTCCCAAAGGGGAAATCGTGCTGCTGATCGGGCGCGGCACACAACAGGGCGACGCGTTTGATCTGGATGGTGCGCTGGCCGAGCGCCTGGCGAAGGTGTCGCTGAAACAGGCGGTGGATGATGTGATGATGATCAGTGGCCTGAAACGCCGCCAAATTTACCAGCGCGCTTTGCAGTTGCGCGATGGCGAATGA
- a CDS encoding penicillin-binding protein activator, translating into MAFVDLFKRQWIRTAVLVAAGAALSGCLPSGFGGGGGGSGFRNQGSPLAGPTQSPGGEVIGSGSVRIALLVPQSATGNAGTIGTSFKNAAALAISDFPNANIQILVKDTQGTPQGAQAAANAALSQGVELILGPVFGDAVKPVAALAVPRSVPVISFSTRTEVATRGAFLMGFLPRDQVYRAAAYASEQGKKSFAVLVPNTQPGLIYEGLFREAAASFGIRVATIARYEQDRTSMQQKVAEVAKLSSSIDGIFMPDSAGSVTFLAQLLAAAGMQSPRVLYVGSGQWDDPKIPAEPALRGAIYASAPNDRFQQFSSRYQQAYGSPPPRNASLAYDAAILAAGLTARFGDQKFSQRVLTNPDGFAGLDGVFRFNSDGTNTRAMAVYEVQSGGARVVSPAPTSLSNRGF; encoded by the coding sequence ATGGCTTTTGTAGATTTGTTTAAGCGTCAATGGATTCGGACAGCAGTGCTGGTCGCTGCCGGTGCCGCGTTGAGCGGATGCCTGCCGTCCGGTTTTGGCGGTGGCGGTGGCGGCTCCGGTTTCCGCAATCAGGGCTCGCCACTTGCAGGTCCGACCCAGTCGCCAGGCGGTGAAGTGATCGGCTCCGGCTCGGTGCGTATCGCCCTGCTTGTGCCGCAGAGCGCCACAGGCAATGCCGGCACCATTGGCACATCTTTCAAGAATGCAGCCGCGCTCGCCATAAGCGATTTCCCGAATGCCAATATCCAGATACTGGTCAAGGATACTCAGGGCACGCCGCAAGGTGCCCAGGCAGCCGCAAATGCAGCTTTGTCACAAGGTGTTGAGCTTATTCTCGGGCCGGTTTTCGGTGATGCGGTAAAGCCCGTCGCGGCGCTCGCCGTTCCGCGCTCGGTTCCGGTTATTTCGTTTTCAACCCGCACCGAGGTCGCGACCCGCGGCGCCTTTCTGATGGGCTTCCTGCCCAGAGATCAGGTCTATCGTGCCGCCGCCTATGCCTCCGAGCAGGGCAAAAAGTCATTTGCGGTGCTGGTCCCCAACACCCAGCCGGGTCTCATTTATGAAGGTCTGTTCCGCGAGGCGGCAGCGTCGTTCGGCATTCGCGTGGCTACCATTGCACGCTATGAGCAGGATCGCACATCAATGCAGCAAAAGGTTGCGGAGGTCGCCAAATTATCCTCGTCAATTGACGGTATCTTCATGCCGGACAGCGCCGGATCTGTCACGTTCCTGGCTCAACTTCTGGCGGCGGCAGGAATGCAGTCACCGCGCGTGCTCTATGTCGGATCAGGTCAATGGGATGATCCGAAAATTCCGGCAGAACCGGCCTTGCGCGGAGCGATTTATGCTTCAGCGCCGAATGATCGTTTCCAGCAATTTTCCAGCCGCTACCAGCAGGCCTACGGCTCGCCACCGCCGCGAAATGCCTCCCTGGCTTATGATGCTGCAATACTCGCGGCAGGCCTGACGGCGCGATTCGGTGACCAGAAATTCAGCCAGCGGGTGCTGACCAATCCAGATGGATTTGCCGGTTTAGATGGCGTGTTCCGGTTCAATTCAGACGGCACAAATACCCGCGCCATGGCCGTTTACGAGGTTCAGTCCGGTGGCGCGCGGGTTGTCAGCCCGGCCCCGACAAGTTTGAGCAATCGCGGTTTCTAA
- the hemW gene encoding radical SAM family heme chaperone HemW, whose product MEHYSDNPKPEGRALAAAVRSGSGGPDHPTRNAGFGIYVHWPFCAAKCPYCDFNSHVRHKPVDQARFLAAFKSEIAHFAERTPDRQVSSIFFGGGTPSLMEPEILAGILDAIHWHWAVEPEAEISMEANPQSVEADRFKAYRKAGINRLSLGVQALNDGDLKFLGRLHNVDEAVNAIELARQTFPRLSFDLIYARPGQNVKDWTEELKRALDYAADHLSLYQLTIEQETPFWALQHAGKLVVPSQDEAAELYQVTQAICEEAGLPAYETSNHAVPGAESRHNLIYWRYGEYVGVGPGAHGRLVGTNGRSRFATATERNPERWLSLVEANQHGTITDDELLAEEQGDEFLVMGLRLHEGIDLARYQALSGRRIDPRRVEDLLSHNMIERLAPIAAGSNSEDRIRATKDGAIVLDAVVADLAI is encoded by the coding sequence ATGGAACATTATTCTGACAACCCCAAACCGGAAGGGCGCGCACTTGCCGCTGCAGTGCGCTCCGGCAGCGGCGGGCCTGACCATCCAACCCGGAATGCCGGGTTCGGGATTTACGTGCACTGGCCGTTTTGTGCTGCGAAATGCCCTTATTGTGACTTTAATTCCCATGTCCGCCACAAGCCGGTTGATCAGGCGCGGTTTCTGGCCGCTTTCAAATCCGAAATCGCCCATTTTGCCGAGCGCACACCGGACAGACAGGTTTCAAGCATTTTCTTCGGAGGCGGCACACCATCCCTGATGGAACCGGAAATTCTCGCCGGTATACTGGACGCCATTCACTGGCACTGGGCAGTCGAGCCGGAAGCGGAAATCAGCATGGAAGCCAATCCGCAATCGGTTGAGGCAGACCGGTTCAAGGCCTATCGCAAGGCTGGCATCAACCGGCTGTCGCTGGGTGTGCAGGCCCTCAATGATGGCGATCTGAAATTCCTCGGCCGACTGCATAATGTCGACGAAGCCGTCAATGCCATCGAACTGGCGCGCCAGACCTTTCCGCGGCTGTCGTTTGATCTGATTTATGCCCGGCCCGGCCAGAATGTGAAAGACTGGACGGAGGAGTTGAAACGGGCGCTCGATTACGCGGCTGACCATCTGTCGCTGTATCAACTGACCATCGAGCAGGAGACACCGTTCTGGGCGCTACAACACGCCGGCAAACTGGTGGTTCCCAGTCAAGACGAAGCGGCAGAGCTCTACCAGGTGACGCAAGCCATCTGCGAAGAGGCCGGATTGCCGGCCTATGAAACCTCCAACCACGCTGTACCCGGCGCTGAAAGCCGGCACAATTTGATATACTGGCGCTATGGCGAATATGTCGGTGTCGGCCCCGGTGCTCACGGCCGGCTTGTGGGGACGAATGGCCGGTCACGCTTTGCAACGGCAACGGAACGCAATCCTGAACGCTGGCTGTCGCTGGTGGAAGCCAACCAGCACGGCACCATTACCGATGATGAATTGCTGGCTGAAGAACAGGGTGACGAATTTCTGGTGATGGGGTTGCGGCTGCATGAGGGCATCGATCTGGCCCGCTATCAGGCGCTGTCAGGCCGCCGCATCGATCCACGACGGGTGGAAGATTTGCTGAGCCATAACATGATCGAACGGCTTGCGCCGATTGCCGCAGGCTCCAACAGTGAAGACCGCATCCGCGCCACTAAAGATGGTGCCATCGTGCTGGACGCAGTGGTCGCCGATCTGGCGATTTAG
- the rdgB gene encoding RdgB/HAM1 family non-canonical purine NTP pyrophosphatase — protein MNRPARKLNGGKLVLASHNEGKLREIRDLVAPHGIEVVSAAELDLPEPEETGTSFAANAELKALAATHATGLPALSDDSGLSVDTLDGDPGIYSARWAGPDRDFMMAMRNVQEALMAKGATSPAARGAEFVSALCLAYPDGETFLFEGIVRGEIVWPPRGTQGFGYDPIFLPENHNKTFGEMTPQQKHGPRPGGEPGLSHRARAFALFEKFGL, from the coding sequence ATGAACCGCCCGGCTCGCAAACTCAATGGTGGCAAGCTGGTGCTGGCCAGTCACAACGAGGGCAAGCTTCGCGAAATCCGCGATCTTGTCGCACCCCATGGCATTGAAGTGGTCTCAGCGGCAGAGCTGGATTTGCCGGAGCCGGAAGAAACCGGCACCAGTTTTGCCGCTAATGCAGAATTGAAGGCTCTGGCCGCGACCCATGCCACGGGCCTGCCCGCATTGTCCGATGATTCCGGGCTGTCCGTTGACACTCTGGACGGCGATCCGGGAATTTACTCGGCAAGATGGGCCGGACCGGACCGGGATTTCATGATGGCCATGCGCAATGTTCAGGAGGCGCTGATGGCAAAAGGCGCAACCAGCCCGGCCGCCCGGGGTGCCGAATTTGTCAGTGCGCTCTGTCTGGCCTATCCTGATGGTGAAACGTTCCTGTTTGAGGGAATTGTCAGAGGTGAAATCGTCTGGCCACCAAGAGGTACACAGGGATTTGGCTATGATCCGATTTTTTTGCCCGAGAATCATAATAAAACATTCGGGGAAATGACCCCGCAGCAAAAGCACGGGCCGCGGCCCGGCGGTGAGCCGGGTCTGTCGCACCGGGCGCGTGCTTTTGCTTTGTTTGAGAAATTCGGGCTGTGA
- the rph gene encoding ribonuclease PH, whose translation MRPSNRTADALRAVSLDRNVSKHAEGSCLVKFGDTHVLCTASLAENVPPWLRGGGKGWVTAEYGMLPRSTGGRMRREAASGKQSGRTQEIQRLIGRSLRAVVDMQALGERQITLDCDVIQADGGTRTAAITGAWVALSDCLSWMRQRNLITGTVLKDNVAAISCGIYQGTPVLDLDYDEDSAADTDANFVMTGSGGIVEIQGTAEQEPFTEGQLNQLLELAKSGISQLVSLQNMAIM comes from the coding sequence ATGAGACCATCCAATCGTACCGCCGATGCCCTGCGTGCCGTTTCTCTGGACCGCAATGTCTCAAAACACGCTGAAGGGTCGTGCCTGGTGAAATTCGGCGATACCCATGTGCTGTGTACTGCCAGTCTTGCCGAAAACGTGCCGCCCTGGCTGCGCGGTGGCGGCAAAGGCTGGGTGACCGCAGAATACGGCATGTTGCCGCGCTCCACCGGCGGGCGCATGCGCCGCGAGGCGGCCAGCGGCAAACAGTCGGGCAGAACCCAGGAAATCCAGCGCCTGATCGGGCGCTCATTGCGCGCCGTGGTGGATATGCAGGCGCTCGGCGAACGCCAAATCACGCTGGATTGCGACGTCATCCAGGCGGATGGCGGCACACGCACGGCGGCGATCACCGGGGCCTGGGTCGCCTTGAGCGATTGTCTGAGCTGGATGCGCCAGCGAAATCTGATCACCGGCACCGTGCTGAAAGATAATGTTGCGGCCATTTCCTGCGGCATTTACCAGGGAACGCCTGTGCTGGATCTTGACTATGATGAGGATTCGGCGGCCGACACCGACGCCAATTTCGTCATGACGGGTTCCGGCGGCATTGTTGAAATCCAGGGTACGGCAGAACAGGAACCGTTTACCGAAGGCCAGTTGAATCAGCTGCTGGAGCTGGCGAAATCCGGGATCAGCCAATTGGTTTCGCTGCAGAACATGGCGATCATGTAA
- the hrcA gene encoding heat-inducible transcriptional repressor HrcA has product MVTMASVNHLFDQDLDERSRQVFRRIVDAYMEDGAPVGSRNLSRSLALNLSPASIRNVMSDLEQMGLIYAPHISAGRLPTERGLRFFVDAMMEIGDLDEQSRQQIDAQFGSPRTDNPGETLLADASRMLSGVSRGAGLVLTGKREVPLKHIEFVRIEDGRALVVLVAQDGAVENRIIEIPKGMPASALVEASNYLNEGLRGRTLPEARQELQQMLDSQRRELDDLTARLVEAGLATWAGVNKGARNAQNLIVRGRANLLEDVSQGEDLDRIRLLFEDLESKSDLIELLGSTESGDGVRIFIGSENSLFSMSGSSLVVAPYHNAEDNVVGVLGVIGPTRLNYGRIIPVVDYTAQLLGKMLS; this is encoded by the coding sequence ATGGTGACGATGGCCTCTGTCAATCACTTGTTTGATCAAGATCTGGACGAACGCTCCCGTCAGGTGTTCCGGCGGATTGTCGATGCGTATATGGAAGATGGTGCGCCGGTTGGCTCACGCAATCTGTCGCGCAGCCTGGCACTCAACCTCTCGCCTGCCTCGATCCGCAACGTCATGTCCGATCTGGAACAGATGGGTTTGATCTATGCGCCGCATATCAGCGCCGGTCGTCTGCCGACGGAACGCGGGTTGCGGTTTTTTGTCGATGCGATGATGGAAATAGGCGATCTCGACGAGCAGTCACGCCAACAGATCGATGCCCAGTTTGGCAGTCCCAGAACTGATAATCCTGGCGAAACGCTGCTCGCCGATGCCAGCCGCATGCTGTCCGGCGTGTCGCGCGGGGCAGGGCTTGTTCTGACCGGAAAACGCGAAGTGCCTTTGAAGCATATCGAGTTTGTCCGCATTGAGGATGGCCGCGCCCTGGTGGTGCTGGTGGCGCAGGATGGTGCGGTGGAAAACCGCATCATCGAGATTCCAAAAGGCATGCCGGCGTCAGCTCTGGTCGAAGCATCGAATTATCTCAATGAAGGATTGCGCGGCCGCACCCTTCCCGAAGCGCGCCAGGAACTGCAGCAGATGCTGGACTCTCAGCGCCGCGAACTGGATGATCTGACTGCACGGCTGGTAGAAGCGGGACTGGCGACCTGGGCCGGTGTCAACAAGGGCGCGCGCAACGCCCAGAATCTGATTGTCCGGGGCCGTGCCAATCTGCTGGAAGATGTCAGTCAGGGCGAGGATCTGGATCGCATCCGCCTGTTGTTTGAAGATCTGGAGAGCAAGTCCGACCTGATTGAACTGCTGGGTTCCACCGAAAGCGGCGACGGTGTGCGGATTTTCATCGGCTCGGAAAACAGCTTGTTTTCCATGTCCGGATCATCGCTTGTGGTCGCGCCCTATCACAATGCGGAAGACAATGTTGTGGGCGTGCTCGGCGTCATCGGACCAACCCGCCTGAATTACGGCCGCATCATCCCTGTTGTCGATTATACCGCCCAGCTTTTGGGAAAAATGCTCAGTTAG
- the grpE gene encoding nucleotide exchange factor GrpE, with amino-acid sequence MSDETRKIDELKNQAADIDMSETGAQDEAAANSASEAADTAQRSPEEVIDALLQENQDLRDEKDAAKDRMLRVAADMENLRRRTQRDVADARQYAISNFARDVLSIGDNLDRAISTVSDEEKENAGTTLAALVEGVEMTGREMVRVFAKHGVTKEEPVGQKFDPNRHQAMFEVPDASVSSGTVVQVMQAGYMLGDRVLRPAMVGVAKGGPKMSPKAGPAEDTEDEA; translated from the coding sequence ATGAGTGACGAAACCAGAAAAATTGATGAATTGAAAAACCAGGCGGCGGACATTGATATGTCAGAAACCGGCGCGCAGGACGAAGCTGCCGCAAACAGCGCGTCGGAAGCCGCTGATACTGCGCAGCGATCGCCGGAAGAAGTGATAGATGCGCTGTTGCAGGAGAACCAGGATCTGCGCGACGAAAAAGACGCGGCGAAGGACCGGATGCTGCGCGTTGCCGCCGACATGGAAAATCTGCGCCGCCGCACCCAGCGCGATGTTGCGGATGCCCGGCAATATGCGATTTCAAACTTCGCCCGTGATGTATTGAGCATCGGCGATAATCTGGACCGCGCCATTTCCACAGTGTCCGACGAGGAAAAGGAAAATGCCGGAACCACGCTGGCAGCTCTGGTGGAAGGTGTAGAAATGACCGGCCGCGAAATGGTTCGGGTATTTGCCAAACACGGTGTCACCAAGGAAGAACCGGTCGGCCAGAAATTTGATCCGAACCGCCATCAGGCGATGTTCGAAGTACCGGATGCCTCGGTTTCCAGCGGCACTGTCGTGCAGGTTATGCAGGCCGGCTACATGCTCGGCGACCGGGTCTTGAGGCCTGCCATGGTCGGTGTCGCCAAAGGTGGTCCGAAGATGTCCCCGAAAGCCGGCCCTGCAGAGGACACTGAAGACGAGGCGTAG
- a CDS encoding alpha-ketoglutarate-dependent dioxygenase AlkB: MIDLGGGVLLYREYFDREAQIALRDAVRDIVLQAPLFQPTMPKTGKALSVKMSNCGALGWVADRQGYRYQSRHPVTGQPWPTMPAMLQELWVNVAEQAPAPQACLINYYEPGAKMGLHQDRDETMFTAPVVSVSLGDTCRFRIGGVNRGGATQSFKLQSGDVLVMGGEQRLAFHGVDRIYPGTSTLLKAPGRINLTLRRVHEEPVETEQRLV; the protein is encoded by the coding sequence ATGATCGACCTTGGCGGCGGCGTGTTGCTTTACCGCGAGTACTTTGATCGGGAGGCCCAGATCGCGCTTCGCGACGCGGTCCGCGATATTGTTCTGCAGGCCCCACTGTTTCAACCCACCATGCCAAAAACCGGCAAAGCACTGTCGGTAAAGATGAGCAATTGCGGAGCTCTGGGCTGGGTCGCAGACCGGCAGGGCTATCGCTATCAATCCCGGCATCCTGTCACAGGGCAGCCATGGCCAACCATGCCGGCCATGCTGCAGGAACTTTGGGTCAACGTTGCTGAGCAAGCGCCGGCACCGCAGGCCTGCCTGATCAATTATTACGAGCCAGGCGCGAAGATGGGCCTGCATCAGGACCGCGACGAGACCATGTTCACGGCGCCCGTTGTATCTGTCTCACTGGGCGATACATGCCGGTTCCGCATCGGCGGCGTCAACAGAGGTGGTGCGACACAAAGTTTCAAGCTGCAATCCGGGGATGTTCTGGTGATGGGCGGCGAGCAACGCCTGGCGTTTCACGGCGTCGACCGAATCTATCCCGGCACATCAACCCTGCTGAAGGCACCGGGCCGGATTAATCTGACACTGCGGCGCGTCCATGAAGAACCGGTCGAGACGGAGCAGCGCTTGGTCTGA
- the dnaK gene encoding molecular chaperone DnaK, translated as MAKVIGIDLGTTNSCIAVMDGKAPKVIENAEGARTTPSMVGFSEDGQRLVGQSAKRQAVTNPENTVYAVKRLVGRRFNDPMVTKDKKLVPYQIVKADNGDAWVKAQGETYSPSQVSAMILQKMKETAEAYLGESVTQAVITVPAYFNDAQRQATKDAGKIAGLEVLRIINEPTAAALAYGLDKNDGKTIAVYDLGGGTFDVSILEIGDGVFEVKSTNGDTFLGGEDFDMRLVDYLADEFKKDQAIDLRGDKLALQRLKEAAEKAKIELSSSSQTEVNLPFITADASGPKHLTIKLTRAKLESLVEDLVQRTVGPCKSALKDAGLSAGEIDEVVLVGGMTRMPRIQEVVKEFFGKEPHKGVNPDEVVAMGAAIQAGVLQGDVKDVLLLDVTPLSLGIETLGGVFDRLIERNTTIPTKKQKVYSTAEDNQNAVTIRVFQGEREMAADNKVLGQFDLAGIPPAPRGMPQIEVTFDIDANGIVNVSAKDKGTGKEMQIQIQASGGLSDGEIDNMVKDAEANADADKKRKESVEAKNHAEALLNTTEKSLEEHGDKLPEDDKTAIEMGIADLKTAVEGDDSEEIMTKTQALATVSMKLGEAIYKASQEEADEADGSDAGDEDVIDADFEEVSDDDADEQKSA; from the coding sequence ATGGCGAAAGTCATTGGTATTGATTTGGGAACTACCAATTCATGTATTGCCGTTATGGACGGTAAAGCCCCGAAAGTTATTGAAAACGCCGAAGGTGCCCGGACCACACCATCCATGGTCGGTTTCAGCGAGGACGGTCAACGTCTGGTCGGTCAGTCCGCCAAGCGTCAGGCAGTCACCAATCCTGAAAACACAGTGTATGCTGTCAAGCGTCTTGTTGGCCGTCGCTTCAATGATCCGATGGTGACGAAAGACAAAAAGCTGGTGCCTTACCAGATTGTCAAAGCCGACAATGGCGACGCCTGGGTCAAAGCCCAGGGCGAAACCTATTCACCCTCCCAGGTCTCTGCCATGATCCTTCAGAAAATGAAGGAAACTGCGGAAGCCTATCTGGGTGAAAGCGTAACCCAGGCGGTTATTACCGTTCCGGCCTATTTCAACGACGCCCAGCGTCAGGCCACCAAAGATGCCGGCAAGATCGCCGGCCTCGAAGTGCTGCGCATCATCAACGAGCCGACTGCAGCGGCCCTTGCCTATGGTCTGGACAAGAACGATGGCAAGACCATCGCTGTCTACGATTTGGGCGGCGGTACTTTTGACGTGTCGATACTGGAAATCGGCGACGGCGTGTTTGAAGTGAAATCCACCAATGGTGATACCTTCCTCGGCGGTGAAGATTTTGACATGCGTCTGGTCGATTATCTGGCAGACGAGTTCAAGAAGGATCAGGCCATTGATCTGCGCGGTGACAAGCTGGCGCTGCAGCGTCTGAAGGAAGCTGCCGAGAAAGCCAAGATCGAGCTGTCCTCTTCAAGTCAGACCGAAGTCAATCTGCCGTTTATCACGGCCGATGCTTCAGGACCAAAACACCTGACCATCAAACTCACCCGCGCCAAGCTGGAATCTCTCGTTGAGGATCTGGTTCAGCGTACGGTTGGCCCTTGCAAATCGGCTCTGAAAGATGCCGGCCTGTCAGCCGGCGAGATTGACGAAGTGGTTCTGGTTGGCGGCATGACCCGCATGCCGAGAATCCAGGAAGTGGTAAAAGAGTTCTTCGGCAAGGAGCCACATAAGGGCGTCAATCCGGACGAAGTGGTTGCCATGGGCGCTGCCATTCAGGCTGGTGTTCTGCAGGGTGATGTCAAGGATGTGCTGTTGCTGGATGTGACACCATTGTCGCTTGGTATTGAAACTCTTGGCGGCGTGTTCGATCGTTTGATCGAACGCAACACCACCATTCCGACCAAGAAGCAGAAGGTCTATTCAACCGCTGAAGACAATCAGAATGCGGTCACTATCCGGGTCTTCCAGGGTGAACGCGAAATGGCTGCAGACAACAAGGTTCTTGGTCAGTTCGACCTGGCCGGAATTCCGCCTGCACCACGTGGCATGCCTCAGATCGAGGTGACATTCGACATTGATGCCAATGGTATCGTCAATGTGTCGGCCAAGGATAAGGGCACCGGCAAGGAGATGCAGATCCAGATTCAGGCCTCCGGCGGTCTGTCTGATGGTGAGATTGACAATATGGTCAAGGACGCTGAGGCGAATGCTGATGCGGACAAGAAACGCAAGGAATCCGTTGAGGCCAAAAACCACGCGGAAGCCTTGCTCAATACGACCGAGAAGTCGCTTGAGGAGCATGGTGACAAGCTCCCTGAAGACGACAAGACGGCCATCGAGATGGGCATTGCCGATCTGAAAACAGCGGTTGAAGGTGATGATTCAGAAGAAATCATGACCAAGACTCAGGCGCTGGCAACTGTATCCATGAAGCTTGGCGAAGCGATTTACAAAGCTTCCCAGGAAGAGGCCGATGAGGCCGACGGATCAGATGCTGGTGATGAAGATGTCATCGACGCTGATTTTGAAGAAGTCTCCGACGACGATGCGGATGAGCAAAAATCCGCATAA
- the dnaJ gene encoding molecular chaperone DnaJ → MSKRDFYDVLGVDRSADDKVLKGAYRKKAMQYHPDRNPGDAAAESNFKDINAAYEALKDPQKRAAYDRFGHAAFEQGGPGAGMGGDFGASMSDIFEDIFGDFMGAGGRRGRTASNRGADLRYNLEISLEDAFAGKTVDIDIPTSIACDKCAGSGANPGSSPTSCATCGGIGKVRAAQGFFTIERTCPTCQGRGEIISNPCDKCSGQGRVHEQRSLSVNIPAGIEDGTRIRLANEGEAGERGGPTGDLYIFVSLKPHDFFQRDGADIFCRVPISLTTAALGGQFDVPTVDGGKTRVKVPDGSQTGKQFRLRGKGMSVLRSKQRGDMYIQIAVETPSNLSKRQRELLQEFEKESSADNSPQSHGFFARMRDFFENLGGEAS, encoded by the coding sequence ATGTCCAAACGCGATTTTTACGACGTGCTGGGAGTTGACCGGAGTGCCGACGACAAGGTTCTCAAAGGCGCATACCGCAAGAAAGCGATGCAGTATCACCCGGACCGCAATCCTGGGGATGCAGCCGCAGAATCCAATTTCAAAGATATCAATGCCGCCTATGAGGCTCTGAAGGACCCGCAGAAACGCGCCGCCTATGACCGTTTCGGCCATGCCGCCTTTGAACAGGGCGGGCCCGGTGCCGGAATGGGAGGCGACTTCGGCGCCTCGATGTCGGATATATTTGAAGATATTTTCGGGGATTTCATGGGCGCTGGCGGACGCCGCGGCCGGACTGCCAGCAATCGCGGCGCGGATCTGCGCTACAATCTTGAAATCAGTCTTGAAGATGCCTTTGCCGGCAAGACCGTCGACATTGACATTCCAACGTCAATCGCCTGCGACAAATGTGCCGGAAGTGGCGCCAACCCCGGGTCCTCCCCGACTTCCTGTGCCACCTGTGGCGGCATTGGCAAAGTCCGCGCGGCGCAGGGATTTTTCACCATTGAGCGCACCTGTCCGACCTGTCAGGGTCGTGGCGAGATCATCAGCAATCCGTGCGACAAATGTTCCGGCCAGGGCCGCGTTCACGAACAGCGGTCCCTGTCTGTCAACATCCCGGCAGGCATTGAGGACGGTACCCGCATCCGCCTCGCCAATGAAGGTGAAGCCGGAGAACGCGGCGGCCCGACCGGTGATCTTTATATATTCGTCTCATTGAAGCCGCATGATTTCTTCCAGCGCGACGGCGCGGACATATTTTGCCGGGTTCCGATTTCCCTGACAACGGCTGCGCTGGGCGGCCAGTTTGATGTGCCGACGGTTGATGGCGGAAAGACCCGCGTCAAGGTACCTGACGGCAGTCAGACCGGCAAACAGTTCCGCTTGCGCGGCAAGGGTATGAGTGTATTGCGCTCCAAACAGCGCGGTGACATGTACATTCAGATCGCGGTCGAAACACCGAGCAATCTGAGCAAACGGCAGAGAGAGCTGTTGCAGGAATTCGAAAAAGAAAGTTCTGCCGACAACAGCCCGCAGTCTCACGGTTTTTTTGCAAGAATGCGCGATTTTTTTGAAAATCTGGGCGGCGAAGCGTCCTGA